A window of Dehalobacter sp. contains these coding sequences:
- a CDS encoding Cof-type HAD-IIB family hydrolase yields MIRLVAIDLDETLLNDAWQISEGNIKAIRRAVAKGVMVTLATGRMAVSARKYASQLGLDVPIITCNGALIEHSLSREIICHKVIPSGLAMKIIQHLQSKEVYTQVFIKDEVFTNKWNQYSKAYEEMTGIKVQETDVLQILHTEPEGAEKILCISGEDYLQAATADLRQIYADRLHFTRSKPIFLDMIDKEVNKGSALRALAANFGILPEEIIAIGDNFNDREMLMFAGIGVAMGNALQELKEIADYITASNKEDGVAKVFEKFVL; encoded by the coding sequence TTGATCCGACTTGTTGCCATAGATTTGGATGAAACACTGCTTAACGATGCGTGGCAAATTTCAGAAGGGAACATCAAGGCCATCCGCCGCGCAGTGGCCAAAGGCGTGATGGTTACGCTTGCTACAGGAAGGATGGCTGTATCTGCCAGAAAATACGCCAGCCAGCTGGGTCTGGATGTTCCGATTATTACATGCAACGGAGCCTTGATCGAGCACTCCCTGAGCAGGGAAATCATCTGCCATAAAGTGATTCCGTCAGGATTAGCTATGAAGATTATTCAGCATCTCCAGTCGAAAGAAGTCTATACACAGGTGTTTATCAAAGATGAAGTCTTTACAAATAAATGGAATCAATATTCCAAAGCCTATGAGGAAATGACCGGAATAAAGGTCCAGGAAACGGATGTGCTGCAAATTTTGCACACTGAGCCGGAAGGTGCTGAAAAAATATTGTGCATTTCCGGAGAGGATTATCTCCAGGCTGCTACGGCAGATCTGCGGCAGATCTATGCCGACAGGCTTCATTTTACGCGTTCCAAGCCAATTTTTCTGGATATGATCGATAAAGAGGTCAACAAAGGCAGCGCGCTTAGGGCGTTAGCCGCGAATTTCGGCATCTTGCCGGAAGAAATTATAGCGATCGGGGATAATTTCAATGACCGGGAAATGCTGATGTTTGCCGGCATCGGTGTAGCGATGGGCAATGCCCTTCAGGAACTTAAAGAAATTGCGGATTATATTACAGCTTCAAATAAAGAAGACGGAGTAGCCAAAGTTTTCGAGAAATTTGTTCTGTAA
- a CDS encoding B12-binding domain-containing radical SAM protein has protein sequence MKILLVGINTRYVHTNLAIRCLREVLKTQGNTEWEICIREFSINEHLDKIAGEIFEEKPDVLGFSCYIWNIVSVKALVRRLRPVLPDAFILAGGPEVSFDCDRLINEVPQLDAVVAGEAERVLPVLLEGWSEGNLPRDVAGVVWRLRREAGGPQGLDSMTASDGFRGMISADACGMVVTNAAVPDAVDLNLLPNPYAGQEDLRGKLVYVETSRGCPYNCEFCISSTFKGVRFLQPERLRPILRQLFANGARTIKFVDRTFNASKTHGFQVLDLFKEEAEREYEKTGPEGTYGLSGDIPRAHCEIAGDLLDQDWLQYLQNYPTGMIQLEIGVQSTHPPALKAIRRSQNFADWKDKVRYLQHDCGIPVHLDLIAGLPHEGWAEFRKSFDEVFNLRPNHLQLGFLKVLKGSGIRRQCTRYGLKYCPDPPYTVLKTRELSHEQVLDLVRIEEILERYYNSGRFKFSLEVVLADRQSPFDFFDALARYWHGKGWFQREWSSRSLFENIWEFLMEQPDGRTALNRKLWREALRFDYFVAERPGQIPDFLQRAEETVQDKSWKEEIRKDPIWQNRIPASEGMDKRQWIRATAIEYFERDIPTGTTEHSPGKGGWYLFYYGRKPTQYFKVES, from the coding sequence GTGAAGATCCTGCTCGTTGGCATAAATACCCGGTATGTACATACAAATCTAGCCATTCGCTGTCTGCGTGAAGTCTTGAAGACACAGGGAAACACCGAATGGGAAATCTGTATTCGCGAATTTTCGATTAATGAGCATCTGGACAAAATTGCCGGAGAAATATTTGAAGAGAAACCGGATGTCCTTGGTTTCTCCTGCTATATCTGGAACATTGTCTCCGTTAAGGCCCTGGTACGCAGGCTGAGGCCTGTCTTGCCCGATGCCTTCATCCTGGCCGGGGGGCCGGAAGTATCTTTTGACTGTGATCGTCTTATAAATGAAGTCCCCCAGCTCGATGCGGTCGTTGCCGGGGAAGCTGAACGGGTTCTGCCTGTGCTGCTCGAAGGTTGGTCCGAAGGCAATCTTCCCCGGGATGTTGCCGGTGTTGTCTGGCGACTGCGGAGAGAGGCCGGCGGTCCCCAGGGCCTGGACAGCATGACCGCCTCGGATGGTTTCCGGGGAATGATCAGCGCCGATGCATGTGGCATGGTAGTAACGAATGCAGCAGTACCGGATGCCGTAGATCTGAATCTTCTTCCAAACCCCTACGCGGGGCAAGAGGATCTTCGCGGAAAGCTGGTTTATGTCGAGACAAGCAGGGGCTGTCCGTATAACTGTGAATTTTGTATTTCGTCCACTTTCAAGGGTGTCCGGTTTCTGCAACCGGAGCGTCTTCGTCCCATTTTGCGGCAGCTTTTTGCGAACGGGGCAAGGACGATTAAATTTGTGGACAGAACATTCAACGCATCCAAAACGCACGGGTTTCAAGTTCTTGACCTATTTAAAGAGGAAGCTGAACGGGAGTACGAAAAAACAGGACCGGAGGGCACATATGGATTGTCTGGGGACATTCCACGGGCTCATTGCGAGATAGCCGGAGATTTGCTGGATCAGGACTGGCTGCAGTACTTGCAGAACTATCCAACAGGAATGATTCAATTAGAGATAGGAGTCCAGTCCACCCATCCACCTGCTTTAAAAGCGATCCGCCGATCCCAGAATTTTGCGGACTGGAAAGATAAGGTTCGTTATTTGCAGCACGATTGCGGTATACCGGTTCATTTGGATCTTATTGCAGGCTTGCCCCATGAGGGGTGGGCAGAATTCCGCAAGTCATTTGATGAAGTTTTTAATCTCAGACCGAACCATTTGCAGCTTGGTTTTCTCAAGGTATTGAAGGGTTCGGGAATCCGCAGGCAATGTACCCGATACGGGCTGAAATACTGCCCGGATCCGCCCTATACGGTCCTGAAAACACGGGAGTTGAGCCACGAACAGGTTTTGGACCTGGTCCGAATAGAAGAAATTCTGGAAAGGTACTATAATTCTGGAAGGTTTAAGTTTTCACTCGAAGTTGTTCTTGCTGATCGGCAGAGTCCGTTTGATTTTTTTGATGCTCTGGCCAGATACTGGCACGGCAAGGGCTGGTTCCAAAGAGAATGGAGTTCCAGGTCACTCTTCGAGAATATCTGGGAATTTCTGATGGAACAGCCGGACGGCCGGACCGCACTGAATCGGAAACTTTGGCGCGAAGCACTGCGTTTTGATTATTTTGTCGCTGAACGTCCCGGGCAAATCCCTGATTTTCTACAGAGAGCAGAAGAGACTGTCCAGGATAAAAGTTGGAAAGAAGAGATAAGGAAGGACCCGATTTGGCAGAACCGGATTCCTGCGTCTGAGGGCATGGACAAAAGGCAGTGGATTAGAGCTACGGCTATCGAATATTTTGAGCGGGATATTCCAACAGGGACTACAGAACATTCCCCGGGAAAAGGCGGCTGGTATTTGTTCTACTACGGTCGAAAGCCGACCCAGTATTTTAAAGTTGAAAGTTGA
- a CDS encoding ABC transporter substrate-binding protein, whose protein sequence is MEKRLKALPCIMIIILSLTALTACSKGPSPGKPGGDAPAVISVWYSLDGKEEQALLAQFARINKEYPEVSVKGEKIAEADIVQQVWNYQAGAEGPEIVIARRQILDALYKKGAVSPVLADIDSAYPAARAVFTYNKQAFAAPWLTDVPLLYYRKDKVPVPPASLAEIWEKHSVIAVPGLNASLLSPWWRAEGGTLSTNGIPALNSQKNRAFINNFAALRQQNQVLLDSAALARFAGGETGYLLTWASDSTKLTNIGGNWDCLSFYSLLGAKGQVLLDHTIGIANSSIKTIPAMESAIRLVEEELLKPAAEEAMFQAGGRLPVNSAYYESAAKRFQSEVALSLQSAWYLEGSVNDWTYLDLLNSSWQNIAGGANMESELARIQQDASDIGKQTK, encoded by the coding sequence ATGGAAAAAAGGCTGAAAGCACTTCCGTGTATTATGATAATTATATTGAGCTTAACGGCTTTAACAGCTTGTTCCAAGGGACCCTCTCCGGGGAAACCCGGCGGAGACGCCCCTGCGGTAATCTCTGTCTGGTATTCGTTGGACGGCAAAGAAGAACAGGCTTTACTTGCGCAGTTTGCCAGAATCAATAAGGAATATCCCGAAGTATCGGTTAAAGGTGAAAAAATTGCTGAGGCAGATATTGTCCAGCAGGTCTGGAACTACCAAGCCGGAGCAGAGGGGCCGGAAATTGTGATTGCTAGAAGACAGATCCTTGATGCGCTCTATAAAAAAGGAGCGGTCTCACCTGTCCTGGCGGATATCGACTCAGCCTATCCGGCGGCGAGAGCGGTTTTTACGTATAATAAACAAGCATTTGCAGCACCCTGGCTTACGGATGTACCACTGCTCTACTACCGCAAAGATAAAGTACCGGTGCCCCCGGCAAGTCTGGCGGAAATCTGGGAGAAACATTCCGTCATCGCAGTTCCGGGTCTGAATGCGTCGCTGCTCAGTCCGTGGTGGAGGGCTGAGGGAGGAACGTTAAGCACTAACGGTATTCCAGCCCTGAATTCGCAGAAGAATCGGGCTTTTATCAACAATTTTGCAGCGCTTCGTCAGCAAAACCAAGTGCTTTTGGACAGCGCGGCCTTAGCCCGGTTTGCCGGGGGTGAGACCGGTTACCTGCTGACCTGGGCCAGTGACAGTACCAAACTGACGAACATAGGCGGAAACTGGGACTGTCTGTCCTTCTATTCTTTACTGGGAGCCAAGGGACAGGTTTTGCTGGATCATACGATCGGAATCGCTAATTCATCCATAAAGACGATTCCTGCCATGGAAAGCGCAATTAGGCTGGTTGAAGAAGAACTGCTGAAGCCGGCGGCGGAAGAGGCGATGTTTCAAGCCGGCGGCAGGCTGCCTGTTAACAGTGCGTATTACGAATCGGCGGCGAAGCGTTTTCAGTCAGAGGTTGCTTTGTCTTTGCAGTCTGCCTGGTATTTGGAGGGTTCAGTGAACGACTGGACGTATTTGGACCTCCTAAATTCCAGCTGGCAGAATATTGCAGGAGGGGCCAATATGGAAAGTGAACTCGCTCGTATTCAGCAGGATGCGTCGGATATTGGCAAGCAAACGAAATAA